One region of Roseicitreum antarcticum genomic DNA includes:
- the groL gene encoding chaperonin GroEL (60 kDa chaperone family; promotes refolding of misfolded polypeptides especially under stressful conditions; forms two stacked rings of heptamers to form a barrel-shaped 14mer; ends can be capped by GroES; misfolded proteins enter the barrel where they are refolded when GroES binds), which yields MAAKDVKFNTDARNRMLRGVNILADAVKVTLGPKGRNVVIDKSFGSPRITKDGVTVAKEIELEDKFENMGAQMVKEVANRTNDEAGDGTTTATVLAQAIVREGLKSVAAGMNPMDLKRGIDLATTKVVAAIRAAARPVNDTAEVAQVGTISANGEAEIGRQIADAMQKVGNEGVITVEENKGLETETDVVEGMQFDRGYLSPYFVTNPEKMVAELEDCLILLHEKKLSSLQSMVPLLEQVIQSQKPLLIIAEDVEGEALATLVVNKLRGGLKIAAVKAPGFGDRRKAMLQDIAILTGGQVISDDLGMKLENVGMDMLGSAKKVQITKDETTIVDGNGEKAEIEARVSQIRQQIEETTSDYDKEKLQERLAKLAGGVAVIRVGGMTETEVKERKDRVDDALNATRAAVQEGIVVGGGVALLQAAKSLDGLTGENSDQTVGISIVRKALEAPLRQIAENAGVDGSVVAGKIRESDDKTFGFNAQTEEYGDMFKFGVIDPAKVVRTALQDAASVAGLLITTEAMIADKPEPKGQGGNGGMPDMGGMGGMGGMM from the coding sequence ATGGCTGCTAAGGACGTCAAGTTTAACACCGATGCCCGTAACCGGATGCTGCGCGGCGTGAACATCCTCGCCGACGCTGTGAAAGTCACGCTGGGCCCGAAAGGCCGCAACGTGGTGATCGATAAATCCTTCGGCTCACCCCGCATCACCAAAGACGGTGTCACTGTCGCCAAAGAGATCGAACTGGAAGACAAGTTCGAGAACATGGGCGCGCAGATGGTGAAAGAAGTCGCCAACCGCACCAATGACGAAGCGGGCGACGGCACCACCACCGCAACCGTTCTGGCACAAGCCATCGTGCGCGAAGGCCTGAAATCGGTCGCCGCCGGCATGAACCCGATGGACCTGAAGCGTGGCATCGATCTGGCCACCACCAAGGTCGTCGCTGCGATCCGCGCCGCTGCACGCCCCGTGAACGACACCGCCGAAGTGGCGCAGGTCGGCACGATCTCGGCCAACGGTGAAGCCGAAATCGGCCGCCAGATCGCTGACGCGATGCAGAAAGTCGGCAACGAGGGTGTCATCACCGTCGAAGAAAACAAAGGCCTGGAAACCGAGACCGATGTGGTCGAAGGGATGCAGTTCGACCGTGGCTACCTGTCGCCCTACTTCGTCACCAATCCCGAAAAGATGGTTGCCGAACTGGAAGACTGCCTGATCTTGCTGCATGAGAAGAAACTCTCGTCGCTGCAATCCATGGTGCCGCTGCTGGAACAAGTCATCCAGTCGCAAAAGCCGCTGCTGATTATCGCTGAAGATGTCGAAGGCGAAGCGCTGGCGACCCTCGTGGTCAACAAGCTGCGCGGTGGTCTGAAGATCGCTGCCGTCAAGGCACCGGGCTTTGGCGACCGTCGCAAGGCCATGCTGCAAGACATCGCAATCCTGACCGGCGGTCAGGTCATCAGCGACGATCTGGGCATGAAGCTGGAAAACGTCGGCATGGACATGCTGGGATCGGCCAAGAAAGTGCAGATCACCAAGGATGAGACCACCATCGTTGACGGCAACGGCGAAAAAGCCGAGATCGAAGCACGCGTGAGCCAGATCCGTCAGCAGATCGAAGAAACCACCAGCGACTACGACAAAGAGAAGCTGCAAGAGCGTCTGGCCAAACTGGCCGGTGGTGTTGCCGTGATCCGCGTCGGCGGCATGACTGAAACGGAAGTGAAAGAGCGTAAAGACCGCGTCGATGACGCGCTGAACGCAACCCGCGCTGCCGTTCAGGAAGGCATCGTTGTCGGCGGTGGTGTGGCCCTGCTTCAGGCAGCCAAATCGCTTGACGGCCTGACCGGTGAGAACAGCGACCAGACCGTGGGTATCTCCATCGTGCGCAAGGCACTGGAAGCACCGCTGCGTCAGATCGCTGAAAACGCCGGTGTGGACGGTTCGGTTGTTGCGGGCAAAATCCGCGAGAGCGACGACAAGACCTTCGGCTTCAACGCGCAGACTGAAGAATATGGCGACATGTTCAAATTCGGCGTGATCGATCCGGCCAAGGTTGTGCGCACCGCGCTGCAAGACGCTGCATCGGTTGCTGGGCTGCTGATCACCACCGAGGCG
- a CDS encoding co-chaperone GroES, with amino-acid sequence MAFQPLHDRVLVRRIEGEEKTKGGLIIPDTAKEKPAEGEIVAIGEGARKESGDLIAMSVKIGDRVLFGKWSGTEVSLDGEDLLIMKESDVLGIIA; translated from the coding sequence ATGGCATTTCAACCGCTGCATGACCGTGTATTGGTGCGCCGCATCGAAGGCGAAGAGAAAACCAAGGGCGGCCTGATCATCCCCGACACCGCGAAAGAAAAGCCCGCAGAAGGCGAAATCGTCGCAATCGGCGAAGGTGCGCGCAAAGAATCGGGCGACCTTATCGCGATGTCCGTCAAAATCGGCGACCGCGTTCTGTTTGGCAAATGGTCCGGCACCGAGGTCAGCCTTGATGGCGAAGACCTGCTGATCATGAAAGAAAGCGACGTTCTGGGCATCATCGCCTGA
- a CDS encoding amino acid ABC transporter ATP-binding protein — translation MGQIVIDSVTKYYGDTLVLDDVSLTIAPHKVVCLIGASGSGKSTLLRCINRLVDFDHGTILLDGTPVDDPGFGLTGLQRRIGIVFQGYNLFPHMSVLENITLAPRRVYKRPRAEAEAQAMDLLAMFGMADFARTYPEQLSGGQQQRVAVVRALATRPDVLLLDEITAALDPELVGEVLTIIRRLKDDGMTMVIVTHEMGFARDVADTVCFLADGRILEQGPPSQIFTTPEHARTQQFLQRIIDAGRL, via the coding sequence ATGGGACAGATCGTCATCGACAGCGTCACGAAATACTATGGCGACACGCTGGTGCTCGACGATGTGTCCCTGACCATCGCGCCGCATAAGGTTGTGTGCCTGATCGGCGCGTCAGGCTCGGGCAAATCGACACTTCTGCGCTGCATCAACCGGCTGGTAGACTTCGACCACGGCACAATCCTGCTGGACGGCACCCCGGTGGATGACCCGGGCTTTGGACTGACCGGGCTGCAACGCCGCATCGGTATCGTTTTTCAGGGCTACAACCTGTTCCCCCACATGTCGGTACTGGAAAACATCACGCTGGCGCCACGTCGCGTTTACAAGCGCCCCCGCGCCGAGGCCGAGGCGCAGGCGATGGACCTGCTGGCCATGTTCGGCATGGCGGATTTCGCCCGCACCTATCCCGAACAGCTGTCAGGCGGGCAACAACAACGGGTCGCGGTGGTGCGTGCACTGGCGACCCGCCCCGATGTTCTGCTGCTTGATGAGATCACCGCGGCGCTCGACCCCGAACTGGTGGGCGAGGTGCTCACGATCATCCGCCGCCTGAAGGACGACGGCATGACCATGGTGATCGTCACGCATGAGATGGGCTTTGCCCGTGATGTCGCGGATACGGTCTGCTTTCTGGCCGACGGGCGCATCCTGGAACAGGGACCGCCATCACAAATCTTTACCACGCCGGAGCACGCCCGCACCCAGCAGTTCCTGCAACGCATCATCGACGCCGGGCGGCTTTAG
- a CDS encoding amino acid ABC transporter permease, with protein sequence MSWQQRYLPALISVASVTAMVIALSYVVGGSEAWPRIQAQFFNLDAMRQAFPRVLGGFWTNLWLWGAGLVAIGIWALVLAVMRSMTGPWFAPLRIFTMVYVDLFRGIPALLLVLLFGFGIPALNLSGLPSSGLFWGFVAMVLSYSAYACEIYRAGIDAVHDGQRAAAKALGLGQWQTMWYAVLPQAIRNVIPALLNLVVALQKDVVLLSVIGVRDAVREAQIFTASTFNYSSLVVAALLFMATSIPLARLTDHLARRDRARRTQGAG encoded by the coding sequence TTGTCATGGCAACAGCGCTACCTTCCCGCCCTCATCAGCGTGGCCAGCGTTACGGCTATGGTGATCGCGCTGTCCTACGTCGTCGGCGGGTCGGAGGCATGGCCCCGCATCCAGGCGCAGTTCTTCAACCTAGACGCCATGCGACAGGCCTTCCCCCGCGTGCTGGGCGGCTTCTGGACCAACCTCTGGCTGTGGGGGGCGGGGCTGGTTGCCATCGGCATCTGGGCGCTGGTGCTGGCGGTCATGCGGTCCATGACAGGGCCATGGTTCGCGCCGCTGCGCATCTTCACCATGGTCTACGTCGACCTGTTCCGCGGCATTCCGGCGCTTTTACTGGTGCTCTTGTTCGGCTTCGGCATCCCGGCGCTGAACCTGTCAGGCCTGCCTTCAAGCGGGTTGTTCTGGGGCTTTGTCGCCATGGTCCTCAGCTATTCCGCCTATGCGTGCGAGATCTACCGCGCGGGCATCGACGCGGTACATGACGGACAGCGCGCGGCGGCAAAGGCGCTCGGCCTCGGTCAATGGCAGACCATGTGGTACGCGGTGCTGCCACAGGCGATCCGCAATGTCATTCCCGCGCTGCTCAATCTGGTGGTCGCGCTGCAAAAGGACGTGGTGCTGCTGTCTGTGATCGGGGTGCGCGACGCGGTGCGCGAGGCGCAGATTTTCACTGCCTCGACTTTCAACTATTCCTCGCTGGTGGTCGCCGCCCTGCTGTTCATGGCCACCTCTATCCCTCTTGCCCGGCTGACCGATCATCTGGCCCGCCGCGACCGTGCCCGCCGCACGCAAGGAGCCGGGTGA
- a CDS encoding ABC transporter substrate-binding protein, producing MKNRSAARATTLAKPLPARSMAALSLRVFGAVIALMALTTALFAQERTVNDPNLVTPGKLTVGTGDPVYAPWMLNNDPAGGEGFENGLVYALAAEMGFAPGDVVWTGNSFDQTIAPGPKDFDFAIQQISVTGARAQVVTFSDVYYQPEKAVIALPGSPVIDATSFDDLRTARWGVTLGTTDADYLENILGISDAAVYSQQVDVFLAMQSGQIDATVFALPSALFVTAVQVPDAEITALLPSDANDRGHGLLFEYDNPLVDWVNDALTNVIDAGTIEELKATYLVSDPDLPVISE from the coding sequence ATGAAGAATCGCAGCGCCGCGCGCGCCACCACTCTGGCCAAACCTCTGCCTGCGCGCAGCATGGCAGCACTCAGCCTGCGCGTGTTTGGCGCGGTGATCGCCCTCATGGCGCTGACCACCGCGTTGTTTGCCCAGGAACGCACCGTCAACGACCCAAATCTGGTCACCCCGGGCAAACTGACCGTGGGCACAGGCGATCCGGTATATGCACCCTGGATGCTGAACAACGATCCGGCGGGCGGTGAAGGCTTTGAAAACGGACTGGTTTATGCGCTGGCCGCTGAAATGGGCTTTGCTCCCGGGGATGTCGTCTGGACAGGCAACAGCTTCGATCAAACCATCGCACCGGGGCCGAAAGACTTCGATTTCGCCATCCAGCAGATTTCAGTGACCGGAGCGCGCGCACAGGTCGTGACCTTCAGCGATGTCTATTATCAGCCGGAAAAGGCCGTGATCGCGCTGCCCGGCAGTCCGGTGATCGACGCGACCAGCTTTGACGACCTGCGCACCGCGCGCTGGGGGGTGACGCTGGGGACCACGGATGCAGACTATCTGGAGAACATTCTCGGGATCAGCGACGCCGCCGTCTACAGCCAGCAAGTTGACGTGTTCCTTGCCATGCAGTCGGGGCAAATCGACGCGACAGTCTTCGCCCTGCCCTCGGCGCTTTTTGTAACGGCGGTTCAAGTGCCCGACGCGGAAATCACTGCCCTTCTGCCGTCGGATGCGAATGACCGTGGCCATGGCCTGCTGTTCGAATACGACAACCCGCTGGTCGACTGGGTTAACGATGCGTTAACCAATGTCATCGACGCCGGAACGATTGAGGAATTGAAAGCAACCTATCTGGTTTCCGACCCTGACCTGCCAGTGATCAGTGAATGA
- a CDS encoding manganese-dependent inorganic pyrophosphatase, whose product MIRVFGHLAPDTDSTGSAVIWAWYLSQVQDTPAVPVLLGTPNTEAGFVLQRWNVAQPEIIADVAAGEPVVIVDTNNPAELPPSINNADIRAIIDHHKLVGGLETKGPIDITLRPLACTATLMFDLMGADAEKMPREIKGLMLSCILSDTLEFRSPTTTPHDRAVAEMLAADLGIVVQDYAAEMFAAKSDVSQFSDAELLRMDSKTFDVEGKKFRVSVLETTAPQVVLDRKDSLMATMQTVAAEDGADQVLLFVIDILREEATVLVPNDLVKSLVEASFGAKVSGDLVVLPGIMSRKKQIIPNLKL is encoded by the coding sequence ATGATTAGAGTATTCGGCCACCTTGCCCCCGACACCGATTCGACCGGCTCGGCCGTGATCTGGGCGTGGTATCTGTCACAGGTGCAAGATACGCCCGCCGTACCGGTGCTGCTGGGCACGCCCAACACCGAAGCGGGCTTTGTGCTGCAACGCTGGAACGTGGCGCAGCCCGAGATCATCGCGGATGTCGCTGCGGGGGAACCCGTTGTTATCGTTGATACAAACAACCCGGCCGAGCTTCCGCCATCAATCAACAACGCCGATATTCGGGCGATCATCGACCACCACAAACTGGTTGGTGGGCTGGAGACGAAAGGGCCGATCGACATTACCCTGCGTCCGCTGGCCTGCACCGCGACGCTGATGTTCGACCTGATGGGCGCGGATGCCGAAAAAATGCCGCGCGAAATCAAGGGACTGATGCTGTCTTGCATCCTGTCGGACACGCTGGAATTCCGCAGCCCGACCACCACGCCGCATGACCGTGCGGTAGCGGAAATGCTGGCCGCGGATCTGGGCATCGTGGTGCAGGATTACGCCGCCGAGATGTTCGCGGCGAAATCCGATGTGTCGCAGTTCAGCGATGCGGAATTGCTGCGGATGGACAGCAAAACCTTTGATGTTGAAGGCAAAAAATTCCGAGTCTCGGTGCTGGAAACCACGGCGCCGCAGGTTGTTCTGGATCGCAAGGACAGCCTGATGGCGACCATGCAGACGGTTGCGGCGGAAGATGGCGCGGATCAGGTGCTGCTGTTCGTCATCGACATCTTGCGCGAAGAGGCGACTGTTCTGGTGCCCAACGACCTGGTGAAATCGCTGGTCGAGGCGTCGTTCGGCGCGAAAGTCAGCGGCGATCTGGTCGTTTTACCGGGGATCATGTCGCGCAAGAAACAGATCATCCCCAACCTGAAGTTGTAA
- a CDS encoding TIGR01459 family HAD-type hydrolase: MTRIIQSLSEVARDYEVLFCDLWGCVHNGQTPYPAAVAALQAFRAGGGTVVLMTNAPRPHSGVAGMLARIGLPDGCHDLIVASGDASQEAMMMGAVGRKVWHLGPSKDDAFFEDLPDWVADQPAVTRVSFEEAEGIVCTGPFNEMTETPDDYRAKFLSAKARGLKLLCANPDLVVDYGETRIYCAGALAQLYEEMGGESLYFGKPHPPIYDLARRKLAAMGGDAGPDRILAIGDGINTDVAGGVGEGIDTLFITGGLAADLFGDDVENPDAGLLETWLEGQTSHPVLTMGRLR; this comes from the coding sequence ATGACCCGTATCATCCAGTCCCTGTCCGAAGTCGCGCGCGATTACGAGGTGCTTTTTTGCGACCTCTGGGGGTGTGTCCATAACGGGCAGACCCCCTATCCGGCGGCGGTTGCGGCCTTGCAGGCGTTTCGCGCGGGCGGCGGCACTGTGGTGCTGATGACCAACGCGCCGCGCCCGCATTCGGGCGTGGCGGGGATGCTGGCGCGGATTGGCCTGCCGGACGGATGCCATGATCTGATCGTTGCGTCCGGCGATGCAAGCCAGGAGGCGATGATGATGGGCGCGGTGGGGCGGAAGGTGTGGCACCTTGGCCCATCGAAGGACGACGCGTTCTTCGAGGACCTGCCCGACTGGGTGGCCGATCAACCTGCGGTCACACGGGTCAGCTTTGAGGAGGCCGAGGGCATCGTGTGCACCGGGCCGTTCAATGAGATGACCGAAACGCCCGATGATTACCGGGCGAAATTCCTGTCAGCCAAGGCGCGCGGGCTGAAATTGCTATGCGCCAACCCTGATCTGGTGGTCGATTACGGCGAGACGCGGATCTACTGCGCCGGGGCGCTGGCGCAGCTTTATGAGGAAATGGGGGGCGAAAGCCTCTATTTCGGCAAGCCGCATCCGCCGATCTACGACCTTGCGCGCCGCAAACTGGCCGCGATGGGGGGCGATGCGGGGCCGGATCGCATTCTGGCCATTGGCGACGGGATCAACACCGATGTCGCGGGCGGCGTGGGCGAGGGGATTGATACGCTGTTCATCACCGGCGGGCTGGCGGCGGACCTGTTTGGCGATGACGTGGAAAACCCCGATGCGGGTCTGCTGGAGACGTGGCTGGAGGGTCAGACCTCGCACCCGGTGCTGACCATGGGGCGGCTGCGTTAG
- a CDS encoding MaoC family dehydratase, with the protein MNDNLPRGTICIEDLEIGMTRYLRKEITDRDIALFAEVSTDHNPVHLDDAYARDTIFAGRIAHGMLTAGLISAVIGEQLPGHGSVYLGQSLKFMAPVRPGDTVLAEVTVREIDHGRRRVTLDCRCAVGDTTVLKGEALVLAPSRKFD; encoded by the coding sequence TTGAACGACAATTTGCCGCGTGGAACCATCTGTATCGAGGACTTGGAGATCGGGATGACCCGGTATCTGCGCAAGGAAATCACCGACCGCGACATCGCGCTGTTTGCCGAAGTCTCGACAGATCACAACCCGGTGCATCTGGATGATGCCTATGCGCGCGACACCATTTTTGCAGGGCGGATCGCGCATGGCATGCTGACGGCGGGGCTGATCTCGGCGGTGATTGGTGAGCAATTGCCGGGGCATGGCTCGGTCTATCTGGGGCAGTCGCTGAAGTTCATGGCCCCGGTCCGGCCCGGCGATACGGTTCTGGCTGAAGTCACGGTGCGGGAAATTGACCATGGCCGCCGCCGGGTGACCCTTGATTGTCGCTGCGCCGTGGGCGATACCACGGTCCTGAAGGGCGAGGCGCTGGTTCTGGCCCCAAGCCGCAAGTTCGACTGA
- a CDS encoding bifunctional riboflavin kinase/FAD synthetase, whose product MQILTHWTDEQTGTRGASVAMGNFDGVHLGHRSVIDLARRPDAALGILTFEPHPREYFAPDAPPFRLMNAEARRNRLARLGVERLFELPFDATMARFSAEAFVDQVLVQGLGISHVVVGADFCFGKGRAGNAQLLADMGRAHGFDVTIAPLMQHGGGAVSSTAIRTALSDGRPRDAAGMLGHWHRIEGAVLHGEKRGRQLGYPTANMSIAGLHPPRFGVYAVKVTVLSGPHAGSYNGAASMGVRPMFGENLPNLESYLFDFSGDLYGTHISVALVDYLRGEAKFGSLTALTDQMAADCAQAREVLADA is encoded by the coding sequence ATGCAGATCTTGACGCATTGGACCGATGAGCAGACGGGCACGCGCGGCGCGTCGGTGGCCATGGGTAATTTCGACGGCGTGCATCTGGGTCATCGGTCGGTCATTGATCTGGCGCGACGGCCCGACGCGGCGCTGGGCATCCTGACGTTCGAGCCGCACCCACGTGAATACTTTGCCCCCGACGCGCCCCCCTTCCGGCTGATGAATGCCGAGGCGCGGCGCAACCGGCTGGCGCGCCTGGGCGTGGAGCGGTTGTTCGAGTTACCGTTCGACGCCACCATGGCGAGGTTCAGTGCCGAGGCGTTCGTGGACCAGGTGCTGGTGCAGGGTTTGGGGATCTCCCATGTCGTGGTCGGCGCGGATTTCTGTTTTGGCAAGGGACGGGCAGGGAATGCGCAATTGCTGGCCGATATGGGCCGCGCGCACGGGTTCGACGTGACGATTGCGCCCTTGATGCAGCATGGCGGCGGGGCAGTCAGTTCGACCGCGATCCGCACGGCGCTGTCGGATGGGCGCCCGCGCGATGCCGCCGGGATGCTGGGCCACTGGCACCGGATCGAGGGCGCGGTGCTGCATGGTGAAAAGCGCGGGCGGCAACTGGGCTATCCCACGGCGAATATGTCGATTGCCGGCCTGCATCCGCCGCGTTTCGGGGTTTATGCTGTGAAGGTCACCGTGCTGAGCGGGCCGCATGCGGGCAGCTACAATGGTGCTGCATCCATGGGTGTGCGCCCGATGTTTGGTGAGAACTTGCCGAACCTGGAAAGCTATCTATTTGATTTCTCGGGTGATCTTTACGGCACCCATATCTCGGTCGCGCTGGTGGATTATCTGCGTGGCGAGGCAAAGTTCGGTTCGCTCACCGCCCTGACCGACCAGATGGCGGCGGATTGTGCGCAGGCCCGGGAGGTGCTGGCCGATGCGTGA
- a CDS encoding YcgN family cysteine cluster protein, whose protein sequence is MRDAPKLRHKFWENVPLSKMTPAEWEALCDGCGKCCLNKLEDADTGEVFFTNVACRLLDGDSCRCGNYAIRKSLVPECVVLTPKSIAKVAYWLPQTCAYRLLYHDLPLFDWHPLVSGDAETVHAAGESVRGWSVPEFEVDEEDWEDHIIEGSL, encoded by the coding sequence ATGCGTGATGCCCCGAAACTGCGGCACAAGTTCTGGGAGAACGTGCCACTGTCGAAGATGACGCCCGCCGAATGGGAGGCGCTGTGCGACGGATGCGGCAAGTGCTGCCTGAACAAGCTGGAAGATGCCGATACGGGCGAGGTGTTCTTTACCAATGTTGCCTGCCGGTTGCTGGATGGCGACAGTTGCCGATGCGGCAATTACGCGATCCGTAAATCGCTGGTGCCCGAATGCGTGGTGCTGACGCCGAAATCCATCGCAAAGGTCGCCTATTGGCTGCCGCAGACGTGCGCCTACCGGCTGCTTTACCACGATCTGCCATTGTTCGACTGGCATCCGCTGGTCTCGGGCGATGCAGAGACCGTGCATGCGGCGGGCGAGTCGGTGCGCGGCTGGTCGGTGCCCGAATTCGAGGTGGATGAGGAAGACTGGGAAGACCATATCATTGAGGGGTCCTTGTAG
- a CDS encoding threonine aldolase family protein, protein MFFASDNASGVPAQVLDALAQANAGFAVPYGNDALSAAVRDQIRATFEAPGAEVFLVATGSAANALALSVLCPPFGAVFCHRLAHIEEDECGAPEFYTNGAKLTLVDGADGKMTPGALDAALRSHGGSLHNVQNAAVSVTNITELGTLYALEELRALTDIARAHGLPVHLDGARFANAVAALGCTPAEMTWRAGVDVVTFGGTKNGLMGVEAVVIFDPARAREFQLRRKRGGHLFSKHRYLAAQMSAYLEGDLWRDLAARANGHAAALEGVLRGVPGVRLLHPRGGNMIFASWSAEADARARAAGAVFNAHDADAPGRMAGRLVCSWNSDLAGIAAFADALRGG, encoded by the coding sequence ATGTTTTTCGCATCGGACAATGCCTCGGGCGTGCCCGCGCAAGTTCTGGACGCTTTGGCGCAGGCCAATGCGGGCTTTGCCGTGCCCTATGGCAATGACGCGCTGAGCGCAGCGGTGCGCGACCAGATCCGCGCGACGTTCGAGGCGCCGGGGGCCGAGGTCTTCCTGGTCGCCACCGGGTCGGCGGCCAATGCGCTGGCGCTGTCGGTGCTGTGCCCGCCGTTTGGCGCGGTCTTCTGCCATCGGCTGGCGCATATCGAGGAAGACGAATGCGGCGCGCCGGAGTTTTACACCAACGGCGCCAAGCTGACACTGGTTGACGGCGCGGATGGCAAGATGACGCCGGGCGCCCTTGATGCGGCGCTGCGCAGCCATGGCGGCAGTCTGCATAACGTCCAGAACGCTGCTGTATCCGTGACCAATATCACCGAGCTTGGCACACTTTATGCGCTCGAGGAATTGCGCGCGTTGACAGACATCGCCCGGGCGCATGGGCTGCCGGTGCATCTGGACGGCGCGCGGTTTGCCAATGCGGTGGCAGCCCTGGGCTGCACGCCCGCCGAGATGACATGGCGCGCGGGCGTCGATGTCGTGACCTTTGGCGGCACCAAGAACGGGTTGATGGGCGTCGAGGCGGTGGTGATCTTCGATCCCGCCCGCGCGCGGGAATTCCAGTTGCGGCGCAAGCGCGGCGGGCATCTCTTCTCCAAGCACCGCTACCTTGCGGCGCAGATGTCGGCGTATCTGGAAGGTGATCTGTGGCGCGATCTGGCGGCGCGGGCCAATGGCCATGCCGCCGCACTGGAGGGGGTGCTGCGGGGCGTGCCAGGCGTGCGGCTATTGCATCCACGTGGCGGCAACATGATATTTGCGTCCTGGTCGGCTGAAGCGGATGCGCGCGCCCGTGCGGCGGGCGCGGTCTTCAACGCCCATGACGCGGATGCGCCGGGGCGCATGGCGGGCCGCCTGGTTTGTTCGTGGAATAGCGATCTTGCGGGTATTGCGGCCTTTGCGGATGCCTTGCGCGGGGGGTAG
- a CDS encoding CpsD/CapB family tyrosine-protein kinase: MVNTRTLEQMLDLSGRAAQDSGARRDLVRRGLLATGGEAAQAAPALAPQRGAQMGRSARRQQDILDNWAMLDFATRAEARAVRSHDATISQLARDPQIAGAFDVLRTQLLQAMAANGWTTIGVTSPTHGCGGTFVASALAASCARREDLRAILLDLDLQRPTLHEAFDLEPMGSVADMLAGRLPMEAHLQRLTRSFAIGMSDAPFTSPVGVLQSDTAQSVMSEIRTQLAPDIIICDLPPLLSGDAAIAMLPQLDGVLLVTDGTQTSPRDITDCERLIAGKTQLMGVILNKSDDRDFERFNPRG; encoded by the coding sequence ATGGTGAACACACGCACGCTGGAACAAATGCTGGACCTGTCCGGGCGCGCCGCCCAGGACAGCGGTGCCCGGCGTGATCTGGTGCGGCGTGGGTTGCTGGCTACGGGGGGCGAGGCTGCTCAGGCTGCGCCTGCCCTTGCACCGCAGCGTGGCGCGCAGATGGGGCGCAGTGCGCGGCGGCAGCAGGATATTCTGGACAATTGGGCCATGCTGGACTTTGCCACAAGGGCCGAGGCGCGGGCTGTACGGTCACATGATGCGACGATCAGCCAGTTGGCCCGCGATCCGCAGATCGCCGGGGCCTTCGACGTTTTGCGCACGCAGTTGTTGCAGGCGATGGCGGCCAACGGCTGGACCACGATCGGCGTGACCAGCCCGACGCATGGCTGTGGCGGCACTTTCGTCGCATCCGCGCTGGCCGCCAGCTGTGCGCGCCGCGAGGATTTGCGCGCGATCTTGCTGGATCTCGACCTGCAACGCCCCACCTTGCATGAGGCTTTCGACCTGGAGCCGATGGGCAGTGTCGCCGATATGCTGGCGGGCCGGCTGCCGATGGAGGCGCATTTGCAGCGTCTTACGCGGTCGTTTGCCATCGGTATGTCCGACGCGCCTTTCACCAGCCCGGTGGGCGTCTTGCAGTCCGATACCGCGCAATCGGTGATGTCCGAGATCCGCACCCAGCTTGCGCCCGATATCATCATCTGCGACTTGCCGCCGCTGTTGTCTGGCGATGCGGCGATTGCGATGCTGCCGCAGCTGGACGGGGTGTTGCTGGTAACCGATGGCACCCAGACCTCGCCACGCGACATTACCGATTGCGAGCGGCTGATCGCCGGAAAAACCCAGTTGATGGGCGTTATTCTAAACAAAAGCGACGACCGCGACTTTGAGCGGTTTAACCCACGCGGCTGA